A window from Desulfuromonadales bacterium encodes these proteins:
- a CDS encoding nucleoside deaminase, whose protein sequence is MGGNQPGAREAVADSFNLCLPEWLKDFAAEAARVSCPDVSERMRLAIDLARRNVSAGTGGPFGAAVFEAEKGRLLAVGVNLVVAARCSILHAEVVALMLAQQRLGSFDLGGESLPACELVTSAEPCAMCFGALLWSGVRRLVCAAREEDVRAVGFDEGPKPDDWPGELQRRGITVVQDVCRDEAVTVLKGYALGGGLVYNPRRSA, encoded by the coding sequence ATGGGCGGAAACCAGCCCGGGGCAAGGGAGGCAGTAGCCGATTCGTTCAACCTCTGTCTGCCGGAGTGGCTGAAAGACTTTGCCGCCGAGGCGGCCAGGGTCAGCTGTCCGGACGTCTCGGAACGCATGCGTCTGGCCATCGACCTGGCGCGGCGCAATGTCTCAGCAGGGACGGGGGGACCCTTCGGTGCCGCTGTCTTCGAGGCCGAGAAGGGACGCCTGCTTGCCGTCGGCGTCAATCTGGTCGTTGCCGCCCGCTGCTCCATCCTGCATGCCGAGGTGGTGGCGCTGATGCTCGCTCAGCAGCGACTCGGCAGCTTCGACCTCGGCGGCGAAAGTCTTCCTGCCTGTGAACTGGTCACCAGCGCCGAACCCTGCGCCATGTGCTTCGGTGCCCTGCTCTGGTCCGGTGTGCGGCGGTTGGTCTGCGCCGCCCGCGAGGAGGACGTGCGGGCCGTCGGTTTCGACGAGGGGCCAAAGCCTGACGACTGGCCCGGGGAGCTGCAGCGAAGGGGTATCACCGTGGTGCAGGACGTCTGCCGTGATGAGGCCGTGACTGTTCTGAAGGGCTACGCGCTTGGCGGCGGGCTGGTGTACAATCCCCGCCGGTCCGCTTGA
- a CDS encoding outer membrane protein transport protein, translating to MKNGFTKKLSPLLLVLLFTASRADASGFGVFTQGAAGLGQANAVVAHPTGPSSLYFNPALLPQVPGTRVEAGTTALFLDREFKSSLTGRTEKSEEDARFPSTFYLTHQVNDQVATGLGVFFPFGLSTEWDENWDGRYIATRSDLFTTSINPVVAWRPIPQLSVAAGLDVLYLDAELERKVNSTAIGFVVNPPGGLGPLSDTNQKFSGDGWGVGYNLGLVLQVSENIDFGATYRSHVDVNVDGDASFDVPADAAAISPLFLKTGGDADIRLPAQAAFGLAWAASEKLTLEAGARWEDWSSFDELKIKLDRPILQQSENITPRDWNDTWAFNLGGQYRLNDVVTLLAGYLYAENPVPDRTFDPSIPDSDAHLFTLGTDLTFGRFSVSLAYGYEHHEDRTKNNAIGDPLDPAGVNPRSFANGEYQADVHLVATSVAYSF from the coding sequence ATGAAAAATGGTTTCACCAAAAAACTTTCTCCGTTACTGCTCGTACTGCTTTTTACCGCCTCTCGGGCGGACGCCTCCGGGTTCGGCGTCTTCACCCAGGGAGCCGCCGGCCTCGGCCAGGCGAATGCAGTGGTTGCCCACCCGACCGGCCCATCCTCTCTCTACTTCAACCCCGCCCTGCTGCCACAAGTCCCGGGCACCCGGGTAGAAGCCGGGACGACGGCTCTCTTCCTCGACCGTGAATTCAAGAGTTCCCTGACCGGGCGAACCGAAAAGAGTGAGGAAGACGCCCGGTTCCCCAGTACCTTTTATTTAACCCATCAGGTCAACGACCAGGTGGCAACCGGACTTGGCGTCTTCTTCCCCTTTGGGCTTTCCACCGAATGGGACGAAAACTGGGACGGGCGCTATATCGCCACCAGGTCCGATCTGTTCACCACCAGCATCAACCCGGTTGTAGCCTGGCGCCCGATTCCGCAACTGTCGGTGGCCGCAGGCCTTGACGTCCTGTATCTCGATGCGGAACTGGAGCGCAAGGTCAACAGCACCGCCATCGGTTTCGTCGTCAACCCGCCGGGCGGTTTGGGGCCCCTCTCCGACACTAACCAGAAATTCAGCGGGGATGGCTGGGGAGTCGGCTACAACCTCGGCCTTGTGCTGCAGGTTTCCGAGAACATCGACTTCGGCGCGACTTATCGGAGCCATGTCGACGTCAACGTGGACGGGGATGCCAGCTTCGACGTCCCGGCCGATGCTGCAGCAATCAGCCCACTGTTTCTGAAGACCGGCGGCGACGCCGATATCCGCCTGCCGGCCCAGGCGGCATTCGGCCTGGCCTGGGCCGCCAGCGAGAAGCTGACCCTGGAGGCCGGCGCCCGATGGGAAGACTGGTCCTCCTTTGACGAACTGAAAATCAAACTCGACCGGCCGATTCTCCAGCAATCCGAGAACATCACGCCGCGGGACTGGAACGACACCTGGGCTTTCAACCTCGGCGGCCAATACCGGTTGAACGACGTGGTGACGCTGTTGGCCGGTTACCTCTACGCGGAAAATCCGGTGCCGGACCGCACCTTCGATCCCTCGATCCCGGACAGCGATGCGCATCTGTTCACGCTTGGCACGGACCTCACCTTCGGCCGGTTCAGCGTGTCGCTGGCCTACGGTTATGAACACCATGAGGACCGGACCAAGAACAACGCCATCGGAGACCCGCTGGACCCGGCCGGGGTGAACCCCCGCAGCTTCGCCAACGGAGAATACCAAGCCGACGTCCACCTTGTTGCGACCAGCGTCGCCTATAGTTTCTGA
- a CDS encoding methyltransferase domain-containing protein, with the protein MPGSYLMENGEECHRLDIKTLPDDVMRQARWAGISEGMHVLDAGCGVGKTTSVLKDLVGDTGTVTGLDFSGSRLEEAQRRYGREGIRFVRHDLRGPFEPQEQFDAVWMRFLLEYFRDDPLSIVRNATRRLKPGGILCLIDLDHNSLNHHGHSERLEKTIQAVLRSLEANFNFDPYAGRKLYAHLVDLGYQNIAAHVEAHHLFYGPLEEKDTFNWMRKMDVAAQRSGCDFAEFGGDYSAAREDFHRFLTDTRRFTYTPIILCRGVRPARED; encoded by the coding sequence CGGCGAGGAGTGCCACCGCCTAGACATTAAAACCCTCCCGGATGACGTAATGCGTCAGGCTCGCTGGGCCGGAATTTCGGAGGGAATGCACGTGCTCGATGCCGGCTGCGGCGTGGGCAAAACCACGTCGGTCCTCAAGGACCTGGTGGGTGATACCGGCACGGTGACCGGACTCGACTTCTCGGGGTCCCGACTGGAAGAAGCTCAGCGCCGTTACGGCCGGGAAGGAATCCGGTTTGTCCGCCACGATTTGCGCGGCCCGTTCGAACCGCAAGAACAATTCGACGCGGTCTGGATGCGCTTTTTACTCGAGTATTTCCGGGATGATCCGCTTTCCATCGTGCGCAACGCCACGCGGCGCCTCAAACCGGGGGGGATCCTCTGCCTGATCGACCTTGACCACAACAGCCTGAACCATCACGGCCACAGCGAACGGCTGGAAAAGACCATTCAGGCCGTGCTGCGCTCGCTTGAGGCCAACTTCAACTTCGACCCCTATGCCGGGCGCAAGCTTTACGCCCATCTGGTCGACCTGGGTTACCAGAACATCGCGGCCCATGTGGAAGCCCATCACCTCTTCTACGGCCCACTGGAGGAAAAAGACACCTTCAACTGGATGCGGAAAATGGACGTGGCGGCCCAGAGATCCGGATGCGACTTTGCCGAGTTCGGCGGTGACTACAGCGCGGCACGGGAAGACTTCCATCGCTTTCTGACCGATACCCGCCGCTTCACTTACACACCGATCATCCTGTGCCGTGGAGTTCGCCCCGCTCGCGAGGATTGA